CACGTAATTAATGGATGCCCATAAAggattttcttaatattttaataacataatttacaaattataaacattgatttattaattatacaaattaatttattatttctgtcaatccaaaataattatagaaaatccTGAAACtcatcaaatttaaattataaattttattgactTTCTTTAATAGGTAAATGAGATTTCTACCTGATGACATGATTTAAAGTTTGGACAACCAAATGTTATTcttgtttcatatttattataactatgtgttacttcattatttaatatttcctaTTTATAATGTGTATAAGTGAACTATTATGAAAACTACAACGCCTGTGACTTTAACCTTGGATAAGATAGATCAGCTGATTTCGAATTCTAACCTAGAACaacatttttattagttttcgaACGTCATttatttttggtgaaaatgtCAAATTGTATTATACTAAATTAAGATCAATCAAGAAGACTACAGTTTTTAAGCACAGTGCCATAAAGCAATAAGTGAGTGTTTAATTTCCATCGAAAACTGAAAATCGCAATCAACCGATAGGTCTGATCCAAATCATAAAGAAACATAATCGATATATCaacataaagaaaatattattttatagtttttattcttAACTCTATGTGTATTATGAATTCTATGTATCTACTAGAAACGAAGAATTGTACGTTTCATGTAGTTATGCAACactatttacatatatttttcaaatataacgaaatttttatattgtgaaATCAAactttctgtttttattttgtatgcATAGCtgtcttttaaatatatatataatagcactttttcaattgtaaaaaatttacaaaatatatatttcaacttCTTTAAGCTTTGTTTTGTTCTTCATCTACTCTTTTTACTATACCTCTCCATCCGTTTCTTTCTTCTGTTTTCTCTCCACTCAGTTACTCCAAATCTTCTCAAATATGATGTTACCTCTCCTATCCATTTATTTTCCGTTCTGCCTCTTCTAATTTACACTCTCTTGACAATTCTCACGCCTCAACCACTTGCGTCTTTGGGCTCTGACTATTTGTGTGATATTagaatagttttatatttctttcataTCAGCATGCGTTCTGCTCAATTGTTTAGTTTCACCCCCTCCCTTCCCAGTATTTTTTGAGTACTTTTCTCTCCCTATTCGTAGTGACAATTCCTAGATAGTCGAAGGacgcaattttttcaaaatgatgtTCTTTGTTTTCCGTTCTGCAAGGTCTGTTTTCTCCCTGCTTCTCCTTTTTCTGTTGCATTTCCATATATTCAGTCTTTTCGCCATTTACCCTGAGGTCGAtcttttgattcattttccaATCTACTATATAATTCCTTCCATGATTTGGCTAGTAATATCGTCTATGCTAAAATTAGATCTTTCCGCTGATAGATTGAACATTGTGTCTTTATTTACGACCGCCAAAGTGCAGCAGAGCGAAAGGAGTGAAGTGAAAATATATACGCTCTCAAGTAAAGACTTGCTGTGAAAAGCACAATGTATACATCAATTAGTCTCGATTCCTGACGACTAAACACTAAAAGTGGACCTGCATACGCCACCCTAACGTTCTCAAATGGGTAACCACCAGATTGCAAACGTGATTGTGGCAGGTTTCTCATAAGGGGAGAGACAGTTTAACCTTCGATTCTGCAACATCACACACAGTTTTGATAAGTAGCTCTGGATATGTTTCTACCACCTATAGGCCAGAAAATTTCCTAATGGAAGCTAGTTAGTAATAACTGAGGACCAGCATGAAgtaatttttcatgttatttcctaaacaataattttgtgtAAATATGTTTGGAATGTACCAAAACGGGATGTTTTTTGTCTAATTACCTGGTCCTTTGAGCCCCAATTTATATTATAAGTTACCCACCCCTTAGTAgatgttatttaataaatataaaacaaaaatgcaTTTTACTGAAGttcctatttatttaaaaaataaatacaaatccAGTAGTAACATAAAGATCAACTAATCTATTTCTTGTAACCACATGATCGCCTGCGTCCACGAGCCCTTTCAAATTTACGTCCCTTTGAACGAACCAACGGTTTAGTATGACTGTGTGGTACACCAGGAGCTAGACCAAAGTGCTTCACAGCTTCACGAGCATTGCGTCTGCCTTGTAACAAAACTGTTTTAGAACCGGTTGGAGCTCTAAGTGCCAGTTGGTCAAATGTAATAACTTCACCAcctgaaaacatgaaaaaaattttgtcctAGCATCTAAcagaaaatattacataaatatgaaacaaagtAAATTCATAATAAGTTAATTCACAATCTGATCTAGGCAAATAAATGAGTTGGTGCTGCGATCATTTCTAAAAGATGCTTAGAATAAAGCTTTCTTAGAATAATTAGAATGCAAAATTGttctttataattaatttattcaaatagttAAATCCAGCTGTCAATGTTTTTTCAACTTATTGGTGGTTCCACACACTTGTCTTCATATTGATTAGTGAATATAAATCAAGACTAAAAGACTTAATTCCTGGCATTTTCAGAAGATGCACGAAACTAAACAAATGGAGTTGTCTATTACCATGAAAAATGACCCTGGTGTTTTCAATGTTCTGCTTTTTCTAATTGTCAATACTGATGGTGTTATCAGTCACGTTCTTGTGAATTacatactgaatatactgtttacaccacctcTACACCAACAACTAACAactatgaatatcaccaacggttccagataTTCCAGCTTACTTGTGAGTTACATCAACAAAAAAggcaaatagaaaaattttaaaccttCATATAGAATGGTGGGCATATGAGAATGTAGTGTCCATAGACAAATGTAGTAAATAGTTAATCCAACAGcagttataaataaatgaaacaaatttttgttttaattaatgatttgtcttgattttaaatctcttttctatgaaaatcagtttaaaacaACAGATTTGACACTTTGACCAActttggtctttatcaaaatattatggCCTAAAGTCAagacaaataattaaaaaaaaataagtcaaatatttatattgatacttaaataaaatactatcttcaaaagaaataaactttttgtcatTCCAACTCGTCAAATTCATATTTGATTTAGAAATCAGttgtatatgaaatattttattttttgatagtaaaacgatatttcaattttttggtcttaaatgataaaaaatttagaattaaattttatagttaaaaagAACTGGACTTACCAGCTTTCAAAATTCTTGCTCTTGCAGTTTGGGTTACACGAAGAGCACAAACagataattttggaatttcaaaaattctggcATCATCAGTTACTGTTCCTACAATAACTGCCGTAAGTCCTTCACGGCCAGGTTTTTTCATTAAACGAGCTAATTTAGATAGCGAAAGTGGTGGTCTGTTTATTTTACTCATAAACAATCTTTTAAGAatgattttgttaaatttagCATTTGTACGACGGGCTAAATAACGATAAAGCTAAAAAACAACATAGATttactcattttttataatataatgacCAATAACTTACTTTTACTAAGAGCCTTAGATATACATCTTGACTTTTAGGTTCTGTTCTCCTAACTTTCCGATCATATTTATGATTTATGTCGATACCctgaaaaatacagaaaatattaacttaaaaaataattacattgcTTCACatgattaattcaatttattttatcaaatgtgACCCAAAGATGGtctgtattttcaaaaaattaaaagtatgtATTGACCTACCATTTTTGTCAagtttttagaaaagaaaagaaCACACCACGCATGCCAGTGAGTGTTTATGGGCAATGACAAATGACAAGtgacgtcaaaataaaaataaccaacTATAAAGTGACAATAAAGGTATGTTCCATTtccaatttgaatatttaactaATAAAAGATCATGTCAAATCCAAAGATCGGATTATCATTACATTCAGATACTATGCCCCTATTTAGAtgactttcaaaatttcaagactTTAACACTCTTCCTTCtcagttttgacatattttttgttaaatcttgAGCATTGTATACAGTTTTAATACTCTAATgtaatcaaacaaaatattttttggaccGGCTTTTCAACATAGTATAAATTTGTACTGATAATAAGTAAATAATCAGTGTTCATGTATTATTGTAGAAGCTAATCGAAAATTGttctaataattgtaatacattcaatatatatgattttttcattaaaatagaCCTAAGTgcataattatttcaaatgaaagaCGAACAATTGAATAGCAATAAATTCTGCTCCTCAAAAAAACTCAAACAACCTGATCTTACCTTTGTGCAAGTTCACATGGTTTAGTGgctgaatatttaaaaaaatggaaggttaaataaatattcaaaatatttaggaatttgttttaaatttctaaGAGTAGAACATGATAGAGATCAGTCATATTTGTCAATTTACTGTCaaagaattttcattttgtcaaacgtcaaaaagtATCGTGCGCGAAGTGCGGGTACCGAAcattttattacagaataaagcatttttttacttcttcaaTATCtcatattttaacaaaactaagtTAGAAGCAGCTgattattaaaaatggaaatcagAAAGTTAACGGATTTGCTTCGGGCAACTATAGATCCTAATCAACGACAGCAAGCGGAGGCTCAATTAGATCAGGTATTCCAACTGTCCATGCGGTCAGGCTTTTATcaagagttttacaaaaatttactatCAGTTTTTTGACTTATTGTATTCGTATTCGATATTAAGTTTTAGTAGATCATTTTAGAAGTGCTATTGATCTTTTTTACTCCTTGTTAGTTATTAGACACAGTTTTACATTTACATCTACTTAATAAACGTCATTATATTCCTCACACATCTAATAGGAataaaaagctataaaaatGTCAACAAATGATTTCACATTATTACATGACCATTTTTTTCAGGCATTAAAAAGGGTGTTCAAAAAAATTGcaacttttttattagataattaTACCAACAATTTCTACATTTATCTAAAAAGATTTCCATATTAATTAtcagcaaaaaaattattgcttgACCTCTTCTGttattattttactttcaacttcaaatttattccaaatttcaataatattaataacttGATAACTTCTGTATtgtacaaataattctttttcaaaactAGATTTTTCAAGCAAAATTAATCTAAATTCCCATCtaaaagttttctattttttagtttatgaaTAACTTGGcattgaaaatgtatttctgAACTTGGTAACAATTCAATTTCCAGTccttgaatttattataaaattcaaaataatttaaaattgcaTTAAAAAAAGCATAGGTAGATCAAAAAATTACATGATTATgtcatatcaaatattttatgaaattttaatttgacaatttttatgTATCAGTAATGTTTAATATATGTATATctctgaaaatttttcaaaggtATATATATGTGTAACAAAAATTCTGTTGCCTTTAATCTTTAATAATAGTTACCAGttgtttaaaaaatgacacCTAACacattacaaaaacaatttgcatCAATaggctttttatttttcagaaaatataccattaaaaTGATCTTCTTTAGCTTCAGTTACgctcaaaatttatgttatttttcttttattaaggTGTTTAACATCTGCTACTACTTGTTAagttatcattatttataaattaattttgatacagGTTTAATCTAACAATATTCCTTGGAATAGATGTAATGTGTGTTATACTTAATATACTTTATACAAAGCCAGAAATTGTTTGATTGTTTGAAGCATTAACGTATTTTTGACTACCGGATTATTTGTAGAACTGCTCAGAACTGTTTTGTAACAACCATTAATTGTTATTGTACATTCCTAGGGTCTAAGATAgtttaaaataaactgtcaaaaCAACctagtaatttttgtaatagtTTTAACAATAAAAGAACAAAAGTACAATATACCTCTTTATAATACATATATGAAGATGTTGATGATATTAGTTCATTGTTATAGAGTTAAATTCCTTTGAATGAATGTTTTAATGaatttgaatacaaatataTGGTGtctgttataaataaaaatgtaattgtcCCTGAAACACATAGGAATGTGAGATGATTCATCAaagtaaatgaaattattcCTGTGTTTTATAGTatgaacatttatttttctaatttataactTTTACCAATTGAAACCTTGTTGATCTCAATAATATGACTTTATACATTTAGAAACACAAGGTGTGTTGGAAATCAGTATATATagtacaaataaatattgaaaaaataattgtttttctaaacaaaataaCTACTTATccttcaaatttataatatagataattttgaaaaatacaatctTAGTCTTATTCATATAAAGAGAtggttaaaataaatttgaaagtgGACTTGAGATGAGatattaaaaatcaaacaaattcatatttcattccTAATGTTCATTTACCTgccaattattttaatattattatcttaTATCTAGATACATAagataattggttttgctccatCTCTTCTTCAAGTCATCATGATGTCTGATTGTGACATGCCAGTCCGACAAGCCGGtgctatttatttaaaaaacctcATATCAACTAATTGGCAAGACAGAGAAACAGAAGCTGGACAGCCTATGCCGTTTGCTTTACATGAACAGGATAGAGCACTTATAAGAGACAGCATAGTTGATGCAGTGGTACACGCACCTGAATTAATTAGAACTCAATTATGTACATGTGTAAATCACATGGTTAAACATGATTTTCCAGGGAGATGGACCCAAATAGTTGATAAAGTGAGTTTATCATAACTCAAAATATTGTTCAACTTATCATACAACAATCAtacctttattttttttaccacAGATCAGTGTTTATCTATCAAATCCAGATCCTAATGGTTGGCACGGAGCTTTTCTGTGTCTCTAtcaattagtaaaaaatttcgaatataaaaaaGCAGAAGAAAGAGGACCTCTACATGAAGCTATGAACCTTTTATTACCACAATTATACCAGTTGGAAGTTAGATTATTATCAGATCCTTCTGAACAGTCTGTACTGTTGCAGAAAGAAgggttgaaaatatattttgcattAACGCAATATATTTTACCACTAGATTTAATTAGTCGAGATGCTTTTGCTCAGTGGATGGAAGTATGTAGACAGGTAaaacttcttctattttctttatttagatttactACAAACTCAAATACAGGAATTAGTTATGTTTAGTTTTCTACCTACATTGAAATTCTGGAAGCTGACTCAATCtatgacatttattttaaattattttttctgttgtaACAAGTTTCTCATTAATTATAAATCTAATTAAGTAAGCTGTTTCAAGGAATATAAGAAAATGGATTGTGGTCAATtgcttaataaaaaataaagagaaaaacttgattaaatatttatttataggttGTAGAACGACCCGTACCACCAGCAGCACTTCAACCAGATGAAGATGAACGACCTGATTTACCTTGGTGGAAGTGCAAAAAATGGGCACTTCATATCCTTTATAGAATGTTTGAGAGATACGGATCGCCAGGACATGTTACTAAAGAATATAACGAATTTGCAGAATGGTATTTGCAAACTTTCAGTGGTGGTATCCTTGAAGTTTTACTGAGAGTCCTTGATGGTTTTCGTGGAGGCAATTGGGTACCACCAAGGTATTTTATTTGTAGTATT
The genomic region above belongs to Diorhabda carinulata isolate Delta chromosome 9, icDioCari1.1, whole genome shotgun sequence and contains:
- the LOC130898071 gene encoding 60S ribosomal protein L18, which produces MGIDINHKYDRKVRRTEPKSQDVYLRLLVKLYRYLARRTNAKFNKIILKRLFMSKINRPPLSLSKLARLMKKPGREGLTAVIVGTVTDDARIFEIPKLSVCALRVTQTARARILKAGGEVITFDQLALRAPTGSKTVLLQGRRNAREAVKHFGLAPGVPHSHTKPLVRSKGRKFERARGRRRSCGYKK